In Marivivens aquimaris, one genomic interval encodes:
- a CDS encoding DUF6525 family protein: MNGNLGRNGLRKRRRRNDPMRDFDALPLALRQWMAGAAMPWSPASCRRIWLRARSKGESVEAVLERLDRAERQCLGRERMGLVAQNLPTQPVAGRSISKN; encoded by the coding sequence ATGAATGGAAACCTCGGCCGGAATGGCCTGCGCAAACGTAGACGGCGCAATGACCCTATGCGTGACTTCGACGCTCTTCCTCTCGCGCTGCGTCAGTGGATGGCTGGCGCTGCGATGCCATGGTCGCCTGCATCGTGCCGCCGCATCTGGCTCCGCGCGAGGTCCAAAGGGGAGAGCGTCGAAGCCGTACTGGAAAGGCTGGACAGGGCAGAGCGGCAGTGCCTCGGTCGCGAGCGAATGGGTCTCGTGGCCCAAAATTTGCCAACGCAGCCCGTAGCGGGTCGCAGCATATCAAAAAACTGA
- a CDS encoding ZrgA family zinc uptake protein: MKTIGLAVLATVAAAPLFAEDGHREMGAHVHGVSKLEMAVEGTTVEMHLEAPGMDIVGFEYEPSTDVDLAAVEDAIAQLMRADELFVFNDAAGCAPVDAMAELHIHDGEEHEEGHDDHDEHEHEEEGARHTEFEAHYVFDCEDTSALTSIEFPFFTRFENAHEIEAQYVTDAGAGSAEIDHHVAKLTLN, translated from the coding sequence ATGAAAACCATTGGTCTGGCGGTTCTCGCCACTGTCGCCGCCGCTCCGCTGTTTGCCGAAGACGGACACCGCGAAATGGGCGCGCACGTTCACGGCGTCAGCAAGCTGGAGATGGCCGTCGAAGGCACCACCGTTGAGATGCACCTAGAGGCGCCTGGCATGGACATCGTCGGTTTCGAATACGAGCCGAGCACGGATGTCGACCTTGCAGCTGTTGAGGACGCGATTGCCCAGCTCATGCGCGCTGACGAGCTGTTTGTTTTCAACGACGCGGCGGGCTGTGCGCCTGTCGACGCAATGGCCGAGCTGCACATTCATGACGGCGAAGAGCATGAAGAAGGACATGATGACCACGACGAACACGAACACGAAGAAGAAGGTGCGCGCCATACCGAATTCGAAGCGCACTACGTGTTTGACTGCGAAGATACCTCTGCTTTGACCAGCATCGAGTTTCCGTTCTTCACTCGGTTCGAGAACGCCCACGAGATCGAAGCGCAATACGTCACCGATGCAGGTGCCGGTTCCGCCGAGATTGACCACCACGTCGCCAAACTGACCCTGAACTAA
- a CDS encoding ABC transporter ATP-binding protein: MTKAALKLSDVRFSWPGKGGFALTCPSFALGQGERVLLLGESGSGKSTLLSLICGIVAANQGEVQVSGTDLGKLRVGARDRFRSENIGVIFQQFNLLPYGRVVDNILLPLRFSPERRKRAGDGNAEAARLCTDLGLPDGVMNTPAGRLSVGQQQRVAVARALIGRPPLIVADEPTSALDAATQDTFLELLFRQTREAGSAVLMVSHDERLGDRFDRVIRLEDIVKTERAAA, translated from the coding sequence ATGACCAAAGCCGCTTTAAAACTCTCCGATGTCCGATTTTCATGGCCGGGAAAGGGCGGCTTTGCACTGACGTGTCCGTCGTTTGCCTTGGGGCAGGGCGAAAGGGTCCTGCTCCTTGGTGAAAGCGGGTCGGGCAAATCCACTTTGCTGTCATTGATCTGCGGGATTGTTGCCGCCAATCAGGGCGAGGTGCAGGTCTCCGGCACTGACCTCGGAAAGCTACGGGTCGGTGCGCGGGACCGTTTCCGCTCCGAAAATATCGGGGTGATTTTCCAGCAGTTCAATCTGCTTCCCTATGGCCGCGTGGTTGATAACATCTTGCTTCCACTCAGGTTTTCGCCCGAGCGGCGCAAGCGTGCGGGTGATGGCAACGCCGAAGCTGCCCGCCTTTGCACTGACCTTGGTCTGCCTGATGGCGTGATGAATACGCCTGCGGGGCGTCTGAGCGTTGGCCAGCAGCAACGTGTCGCCGTGGCGCGTGCGCTGATCGGTCGCCCGCCTTTGATAGTCGCGGACGAGCCGACTTCTGCGCTGGATGCGGCGACACAGGACACGTTCCTTGAACTCCTGTTCCGTCAGACACGAGAGGCTGGATCGGCGGTGCTCATGGTTAGTCACGACGAACGGCTCGGCGACAGGTTCGACCGCGTCATCCGCCTTGAGGACATCGTCAAAACCGAAAGGGCCGCCGCATGA
- a CDS encoding ABC transporter permease: MIFRLAFGSLIARALTVGMTIIAIALSVALFLGVEKVRTGARDSFADTISGTDLIVGARSGSVQLLLYSVFRIGNATNNVTWESYEDIANREEVDWIVPISLGDSHKQFRVMGTTNEFFDRYKFRGGRSLEFADGQGVGDLYDTVVGADVAETLGYKVGDPIVVAHGLASFTEHDDQPFRIAGILAKTGTPVDRTVIVSLEAIEAIHIDWQTGAKSGGPATPVEQIRQMNLQPQAITAALVGVKSRLQIFGLQRWINEYAEEPLLAVLPGVALQELWQIVGVAENALIGVSAMVVLTALIGMMAMIFSSLNERRREMAIWRAVGASPVTILGMLVLEAVLMAAIGAALGVVILYAGLMVFQPWADAAYGIWLPIEAPSLYEIQLLGAVILAAALASLVPALRAYRLSLADGMMVRI; encoded by the coding sequence ATGATTTTCCGTCTCGCTTTCGGCTCGCTTATCGCCCGCGCCCTGACGGTCGGTATGACGATCATCGCCATTGCTCTGTCGGTCGCGCTCTTCCTCGGGGTAGAAAAAGTCCGCACCGGTGCCCGCGATAGCTTTGCCGATACGATTTCGGGCACCGACCTGATTGTTGGCGCGCGGTCGGGTTCGGTACAGCTGCTGCTCTATTCCGTGTTCCGCATCGGCAACGCAACGAACAATGTGACGTGGGAAAGCTACGAGGACATCGCAAACCGTGAAGAGGTCGACTGGATCGTGCCGATCTCGCTGGGCGACAGCCATAAGCAGTTCCGCGTGATGGGCACGACCAACGAGTTCTTTGACCGCTACAAATTCCGCGGTGGCCGCTCGCTCGAATTTGCGGACGGGCAGGGAGTTGGTGACCTTTACGATACTGTCGTCGGCGCCGACGTGGCCGAAACGCTCGGGTACAAAGTGGGCGACCCGATAGTGGTGGCACATGGCCTTGCGTCGTTTACCGAACATGACGACCAGCCGTTCCGTATTGCTGGTATCCTCGCCAAGACCGGCACGCCCGTTGACCGCACGGTGATTGTCAGCTTGGAGGCAATCGAGGCTATCCACATCGACTGGCAGACGGGCGCGAAGTCCGGCGGACCCGCAACGCCGGTCGAGCAAATCCGCCAGATGAACCTTCAGCCGCAAGCGATCACAGCGGCGCTGGTCGGGGTGAAATCCCGTCTTCAAATATTTGGACTACAACGGTGGATCAACGAATACGCCGAAGAGCCTCTGCTCGCAGTCCTTCCCGGTGTCGCCCTGCAAGAGCTCTGGCAGATCGTCGGGGTAGCCGAAAACGCACTGATCGGCGTGTCCGCGATGGTCGTGCTGACCGCGCTAATCGGGATGATGGCGATGATCTTCTCCAGCCTGAACGAGAGGCGGCGGGAGATGGCGATCTGGCGTGCGGTTGGCGCGAGCCCCGTGACGATCCTCGGCATGCTGGTGCTGGAGGCAGTCCTGATGGCAGCCATCGGCGCGGCGCTCGGTGTTGTAATCCTCTACGCCGGACTGATGGTTTTCCAGCCGTGGGCCGACGCCGCCTATGGCATCTGGCTCCCGATTGAGGCACCCTCGCTCTATGAAATTCAATTGCTCGGCGCGGTGATTTTGGCGGCGGCACTCGCCAGCCTCGTTCCGGCGCTGCGCGCCTACCGCCTCTCGCTCGCAGATGGCATGATGGTGAGAATATGA
- a CDS encoding DUF3299 domain-containing protein, producing the protein MIRLSRRQLLLTTTAAAVLSRAALAADYQEITWDDLIPPGVPYSEIIGNGEMDVMNDTWNPVFDENGVKLNMALDGMAVKLPGYIIPIDVGTEGVTSFVFVPYTGACIHVPPPPPNQVVFVMSETPWPNDQLFDAVWVYGTMSAKLQSNELAQMGYEIKAEKMEIYEWT; encoded by the coding sequence ATGATCCGACTTTCCCGCAGACAGCTTTTGTTAACGACCACCGCGGCGGCAGTTTTGTCTCGCGCTGCTCTCGCTGCCGACTATCAGGAGATCACGTGGGACGACCTGATCCCGCCCGGCGTGCCGTATTCCGAGATTATCGGGAACGGCGAGATGGACGTGATGAATGATACGTGGAACCCGGTGTTTGATGAGAACGGGGTGAAGCTCAACATGGCTCTTGACGGCATGGCGGTGAAGCTGCCGGGCTACATCATCCCGATCGATGTGGGGACGGAAGGTGTCACGAGCTTTGTCTTTGTGCCTTACACTGGTGCCTGCATCCATGTACCGCCGCCTCCGCCCAATCAGGTGGTGTTCGTGATGAGCGAGACCCCTTGGCCAAACGATCAGTTGTTCGATGCCGTGTGGGTTTATGGGACCATGTCCGCCAAGCTGCAAAGCAACGAGCTGGCGCAGATGGGCTATGAAATTAAAGCCGAGAAGATGGAAATTTACGAATGGACGTAA
- a CDS encoding DUF3299 domain-containing protein, whose amino-acid sequence MQPTRRGVLLTSVALMAFGLPGMADEVFDIEWKDLMPEGEATGPSGVVEHDGAAAISQPASTGVRTDWNGQTVRLSGFVIPMEYDGTAVKTFMLVPYVGACIHVPPPPANQLVLVTTDRPYESGGLFEPVTVTGMFGAASNSTQLAEVGYALSADRIVPYE is encoded by the coding sequence ATGCAGCCCACCCGCCGAGGCGTGCTTTTGACTTCGGTTGCGTTGATGGCTTTCGGCCTTCCCGGGATGGCCGACGAGGTCTTCGATATCGAGTGGAAAGACCTCATGCCCGAAGGCGAAGCAACCGGACCCAGCGGCGTTGTCGAACACGACGGCGCGGCGGCGATCAGTCAGCCCGCATCGACCGGCGTTCGCACGGACTGGAACGGTCAGACAGTCCGCCTGTCTGGCTTTGTGATCCCGATGGAGTACGACGGCACCGCAGTAAAAACCTTCATGCTTGTGCCTTACGTTGGCGCATGCATCCACGTCCCGCCGCCGCCTGCGAACCAGTTGGTGCTGGTCACGACTGATCGCCCTTATGAGTCCGGTGGGTTATTCGAGCCGGTCACGGTCACAGGTATGTTCGGCGCGGCCTCCAATTCCACCCAGCTGGCCGAGGTCGGATATGCACTCTCTGCTGACAGGATCGTGCCTTACGAGTAA
- a CDS encoding protein adenylyltransferase SelO, which translates to MQIFDFDNSYARLLPHMFTRQEPAKVPAPKLIALNESLARELGGNLEALKSPEAAEVFAGNTIPDGAEPIAQAYGGHQFGQWNPGLGDGRAVLLGEIVTPKRDRFDLQLKGSGRTPYSRAGDGKAWVGPVIREYIMSEAMHALGVPTTRALAAVTTGETVVREAALPGAVLTRVAQSHIRVGTFQLYAYHQDINGLKSLFEHTAERHFGGETNPAMVLRDMMTRQAKLIAQWIGLGFIHGVMNTDNMLISGETIDYGPCAFMDAYHPHTVFSSIDHQRRYAYSNQPQIAVWNIAQFASSMIPLMPDQDAAIEEFTGIVNKFADLYQAEWRRIFAAKLGLQPDEASFALTNRLLTMMAEVSADFTNTFATLGQPLDHPDHAQWLKDWSAQNPNLDFAAKTNPQVIPRLHHIEAAIASAIYEDYGPFNALLSAATNPFTKNEAYMSPPTETERVRQTFCGT; encoded by the coding sequence ATGCAGATTTTCGACTTCGACAATTCCTACGCCCGCCTGCTGCCGCATATGTTTACCCGTCAGGAACCAGCCAAGGTTCCCGCGCCGAAACTGATCGCGCTGAACGAAAGCCTCGCGCGTGAGCTCGGCGGCAATCTTGAGGCGTTGAAGTCCCCCGAGGCCGCAGAGGTATTCGCTGGCAATACCATTCCTGACGGTGCAGAACCCATCGCCCAAGCCTACGGCGGCCACCAGTTCGGCCAATGGAATCCTGGCCTTGGCGACGGCCGTGCTGTGTTGCTGGGCGAAATCGTAACCCCCAAACGCGACCGCTTCGACCTCCAGCTCAAAGGCTCGGGCCGCACGCCCTATTCCCGTGCTGGCGACGGCAAAGCGTGGGTCGGCCCCGTCATTCGCGAATACATCATGTCCGAAGCGATGCACGCCCTCGGTGTCCCGACCACGCGCGCCCTCGCTGCGGTGACGACCGGCGAAACCGTCGTCCGCGAAGCCGCCCTCCCCGGCGCTGTTTTGACACGCGTCGCACAAAGCCACATCCGCGTCGGCACCTTCCAGCTTTACGCCTACCATCAGGACATCAACGGCCTCAAATCGCTGTTCGAACACACGGCAGAGCGCCACTTTGGCGGAGAAACCAACCCCGCCATGGTCCTGCGCGACATGATGACCCGCCAAGCCAAACTGATCGCCCAGTGGATCGGCCTCGGCTTCATCCACGGTGTGATGAACACTGACAACATGCTGATCAGCGGCGAAACCATCGACTACGGCCCCTGCGCGTTCATGGACGCCTACCACCCGCACACGGTATTCTCGTCCATTGACCACCAGCGCCGGTATGCCTATTCGAACCAGCCGCAAATTGCGGTCTGGAACATCGCGCAGTTCGCCTCTTCGATGATCCCGCTAATGCCCGATCAGGACGCCGCGATCGAAGAGTTCACAGGCATCGTCAACAAATTCGCCGACCTCTATCAGGCCGAATGGCGCCGCATCTTCGCCGCCAAGCTCGGCCTCCAGCCCGACGAAGCATCCTTTGCCCTCACCAACCGTCTGCTCACGATGATGGCAGAAGTCAGCGCAGATTTTACCAACACCTTCGCCACACTCGGTCAGCCGCTCGACCATCCTGACCACGCACAATGGCTCAAGGACTGGTCCGCGCAAAATCCCAACCTCGACTTCGCGGCGAAGACCAACCCGCAGGTCATCCCGCGCCTTCACCACATCGAGGCCGCCATCGCCAGCGCGATCTACGAGGACTACGGCCCCTTCAACGCGCTCCTCTCAGCCGCGACAAACCCGTTCACCAAGAACGAGGCCTACATGTCGCCGCCAACCGAAACCGAGCGCGTCCGTCAAACCTTCTGCGGCACCTGA
- a CDS encoding GNAT family N-acetyltransferase, with product MTTSIRLATPDDKAPLLALMARAVEEAGHVSDPELHDRAVAPLLESGPYGAVWLVGPQRAPLGYVVVTFSWSVTTAETEGWVQEVYIRPSVRNRGIGTEVLHAVAVALGKGGVGALHVHLPQDQDGLRRFCEKVGFRAQDDILVLTDRL from the coding sequence ATGACGACGTCGATCCGCCTCGCCACGCCAGACGACAAAGCGCCGCTTCTGGCGCTCATGGCTCGCGCCGTGGAAGAAGCAGGCCACGTGTCTGACCCCGAACTCCATGACCGCGCCGTGGCTCCGCTGCTCGAAAGCGGCCCGTACGGCGCCGTCTGGCTGGTAGGCCCGCAGCGCGCGCCATTGGGCTATGTGGTCGTGACGTTCAGTTGGTCCGTCACCACGGCAGAGACAGAGGGCTGGGTGCAAGAGGTCTACATACGCCCCAGCGTTCGCAATCGCGGCATCGGCACAGAGGTGCTCCACGCCGTGGCCGTCGCCCTCGGCAAAGGCGGCGTCGGCGCTCTGCATGTCCACCTTCCGCAGGATCAGGACGGCCTCCGCCGGTTCTGCGAAAAGGTCGGCTTCCGCGCACAAGACGACATTCTGGTCCTGACCGACCGCCTCTGA
- a CDS encoding nucleoside hydrolase, with protein MSPRKIIIDTDPGQDDAVAILLAIASPEEIDLLGVTAVAGNVPLPLTQKNARIVCELAGRPDIKVFQGCDAPLSRKLVTAEHVHGKTGLDGPVMPDPTMPLQDQHAVDFIIDTLRAEPAGTVTICPIGPLTNVAAAFEKAPDIIEKVQEIVLMGGAYFEVGNITPAAEFNIYVDPEAASIVFKSGVPITMMPLDVTHKALTNKARVDAFRNMGSKVGTMVAEWTDFFERFDKEKYGSEGAPLHDPCTIAYLIKPELFSGRHINVEIETTSDLTLGMTVADWWRVTDRPANAMFMKDIDTQGFFDLLTERLARL; from the coding sequence ATGTCACCCCGTAAAATCATTATCGATACCGACCCCGGTCAGGACGACGCGGTCGCCATCCTCCTTGCCATCGCCAGCCCCGAAGAGATTGACCTCCTCGGCGTGACGGCGGTCGCTGGGAACGTACCGCTTCCACTGACGCAAAAGAACGCCCGTATTGTCTGCGAACTGGCTGGGCGCCCTGATATCAAAGTGTTCCAAGGCTGCGATGCCCCGCTTTCGCGCAAGCTCGTCACTGCCGAACATGTCCACGGCAAAACCGGCCTCGACGGTCCCGTCATGCCTGACCCGACCATGCCGCTTCAGGACCAGCACGCCGTCGACTTCATCATCGACACTCTACGTGCAGAACCCGCAGGCACCGTCACGATTTGCCCCATCGGACCGCTGACCAACGTCGCAGCGGCTTTCGAAAAAGCCCCTGACATCATCGAAAAGGTGCAGGAAATCGTCCTTATGGGCGGCGCCTATTTCGAGGTCGGCAACATCACGCCCGCCGCCGAGTTCAACATCTACGTGGACCCCGAAGCCGCTTCTATCGTATTCAAATCCGGCGTCCCGATTACCATGATGCCGCTCGACGTGACCCACAAAGCGCTGACCAACAAGGCCCGCGTCGATGCCTTCCGGAACATGGGCAGCAAGGTCGGCACGATGGTCGCCGAATGGACCGACTTCTTCGAGCGTTTCGACAAGGAAAAGTACGGCTCCGAAGGCGCGCCGCTCCATGATCCCTGCACCATCGCCTACCTGATCAAGCCCGAGCTTTTCTCGGGACGCCACATCAACGTGGAGATCGAAACCACGTCCGACCTCACGCTGGGCATGACCGTCGCCGACTGGTGGCGCGTCACCGACCGACCCGCGAATGCGATGTTCATGAAGGATATCGACACCCAAGGTTTCTTTGACCTGCTGACCGAAAGGCTCGCGCGCCTATGA